tccgggcccaatcctttgcatctcatatgatcccctgagcctgccaggagcgatttctgagtacagagataagagtaacttctgaatgacatggggtgtggcccccaaaaaaagaagggttGGTGGGGCTGGGGTGCACATCCCACCAGGATGGTTTGTGTCCTATGCAGGGACCAGCAGCTCCTCCTCCCTGATAGCATGCTCCCCACTATGTTCCTCAGCAAAGGTTCCTTCTGCCCATCCACCCAAATACCCCTCATGCGCTCATCCAGACCTTTGCCAGCAGTAGCTTGCGCCAGAGGCCAGAGCTGTCAGGAAGCACCACAGAGGAACCCGGAATCTTAGTCAGATGGAGGAGGGGTGCCCAGACTTAGGGCACTTTGGGGGTTGCTCCCAAGGTCAGCCCCCTTCACCTCAGAACTATTTCAATCTGCCTCCCAGTCCATCCTTGAGGCGCTACCCTGGACCACTACCCATGCCAGGAGCCCACAATGACTGAGTGCCCAGGGCTCCAGGCTTGGGTGCTTGAGTCTCTCGCCCTGACGCTCCTGCTCCCAGGTGGGTGAGCTCACTTCTGGGCGTTCCCCAGCTTGACTCTCAAGGACTCTCAAAGACATTCCAGCCCAGCTGCCTGCAGTCACTTGCCTGTAGCTGTGCAAAAAAGCCTCTCCAATCCAGCTTTGACAAATGACCCTTGACACCCCACTCATATAAGCTTTCCTAGGGGGCAGTCAGGCCAATGAAACTTGTCTCTAACATGCCCACCAACATGCCTTCAGATCCTCAGACCCACTCAGGCTTGACCGTTGTTTGCCTGACATCTACTGCTATCACACTGTCCGGGCTATTTCTCCCACCCAGGATGTTTTCTTAGTGGAAACTTTTTTAGTGGAAACAGCACCCTCACTGCACACTCTAAAAGTGAGGCTCTACTGTGAACATGGTTCAGAGGTAGCATGTATGCCTGGTGTGCttaaggtcctgggttcaattcccagctcccCCTAAGGCGCAATGCAGGGCCCTGCCCCATCCCTCCCATCCCACCCCTGAGGCTTTGACCTAAGGACCCTCGTTCCTTCCTGGACTCCACATCCTCAGGATTCCCTTCTCACTTCAGATCCCCAACTGGAACATCCCTTGGTGTTCATCCCACCACCCTGTTTCTATTGTTCTCCACTGGAGATGACCTTCCCTGACAGTGCAGGTCAGTGGCAGCCTGGCTGTCAGTGCAGCCCTGGCTCTAGGAGGTACAACACAGGGCTCCTGACCAGGGATGGGTTCATGTggggacagagacacacagatgcTAGGACACATGGACACACAGTCGGGGCGGCAGAATCTGCCCCTAGCCTCTCCCAACCCCCCAAGCTAGTCCTCATCTTCATCATCTACAGATCTGACCTCTGCTTGAACCCAGTCCTAGAACCAGGAGAGGATCCTCCAGCTTGGAGGGGGCTGGGGGTTTGAGGGGGTGTCAGGGGCCCACAAGCCTCAGGCAGCGCCTTCAGCTATGTCTGCAATTTCCTCTccccccttctttccctcctctcccaggcTTGGGCCAAGAAGGCCTCCCCCTCACCCCAGCCTCAGCACAGGAAGGGGGGCCCTGCAGGAGGGGCTGGCTGGAAGTCTGGGCAGGAAGAAGCCCTGGGCAGCCAGCAGAGATCACTAGACACTGTCCACACCAACCCTGGACCTAGGTGAATATATGTGAGTTGTGTGGGGAGTCAGTGAGGAAGGACGGGGCTCCAGGTCTGGTGTGGGAGCACAGAGACTTGCAGAGGCCCTGGGCTGGGTTCTGCAAGGCTGACCCGGCCTGGCAGTCAGCTGGAATCCAACATTCATTAACCCACAGTCTAGCACTGGCCAGCTGGACACGCCAAAGCTGgggcaggggtgtgtgtgtgtgtgtgtgtgtgtgtgtgtgtgtgtgtgtgtgtgtgtgtgtgtgtgtgtgtgtgtgtgtgtgtgtgtgtgtgtgcgcgtgcgtgtctTCCTGGGTGAGGGCATCCCTGGGAAGAGCAAGATACAGGATGTTTCATAAGTAGGTTCTTAAAATTGGGGACAGTGCAGTGGATTCTACTCCTAAACCTTTTGGTAAAGTCCTCCAACCACTTTCAGACTCAAGTTTACTCACCTAAGCTAAGTGGGGAAATGCTCCCCAGCGATGGTCTGGGGTGTTGGGGGGCTGAGAAAGACTAAGGCCTCGGGACACTGCGGCCCGGCCCGCACCATCCTCACTGTTATTGTCATCATCATCTGCGGGGCGGTCCCGGAGCTCGGCCTCCCCAGCGGTTTCCTGTGGGAGCGAGCGGGGCTCCGGGGCCCGGCTCCCCCTCCTCGCGGGCGCTCCCTCACCCCTTCCCGCGGCCCTTTCCCTccgcccccgccccgccccgccacGCCTCTTTCCTCCGAGGAAACTTTCCGCCCGCTGGTCCCGGCCCGAGTCCGGCCAGCGCTGCCGCGGCCTGGGAAACgagccggcgggcgggcgggcccgGAACTGGACGCCAGGGCGGGCCGCGGGAATCGGGGTGCAGACGGCGGTGAGTGAGTGAAGCCCTCCGGGTGTGGGGTCCGGGTGGGCGGCGGTGGGTGTGCTCGCCTCGTCCGTCCTGGGTCCGGGACGCCCCAGCCGGCCTGGTCCCGGGCTCGGGGACTCCCACCGGGGCGGAGGCTGCATCGCCGTCCCCCCAGGAGCCGAGGGGCAGCGGGGGGCGCCGGGGTTAGGACCCCCGGTTCTCTCGCAGGCGTTGGGCACGCTGGATGGAACCCGGGCTCACTCTTGCAGGAGGCGCCGGCCCCAAGAAGCAAGCGGGGTCTGGTGGCCCGCGCCCGGCCGCAGGAGTGTCAGGGTCCCTCCTGCCCTGCCCGGCTCTGCTGGCCTCTCAAGGCTGCCGGGGGCGTCGCCCCCACCCCTGACAGCAGCATGGACGCCCCCCGAAGGGACATGGAGTTGCTGAGCAACAGCCTGGCGGCCTTCGCGCACATCCGCGGTGAGGGCTGAGGGCGGGCGTTCTTGGGGGGCCCTCCACTCCACCCCTTCCCCTCCGGCCTCGCCCCTGCCCCGTGCACGCCCCAGGTTTCGCCTCTGGCACATgggagcccccccacccccccgatCGTCCTCGCCCCGCCTCCAGGGACCCTCGGTGACCGCTGCCCTCTGCCTGCCCCGCAGCGAACCCCGAGAGCTTCGGCCTCTACTTCGTGCTGGGCGTCTGCTTCGGCCTGCTGCTCACCCTGTGCCTGCTGGTCATCAGCATCTCCTGCGCGCCCCGCCGGCGGCCCCGGGGACCCCCACCGCGCCGGGATCCCCGCAGCAGCACCCTGGAGCCCGACGACGACGAGGACGACGacgacgaggaggaggaggacacgGTGACGCGACTGGGCCCCGACGACACCCTGCGGGGCCCCGAGCTGTCCACCGAGCCCGACGGGCCCCTGGTCAACGTGTTCACGTCGGCGGAGGAGCTGGAACGCGCGCAGCGGCTGGAGGAGCGCGAGCGGATCCTGCGGGAGATCTGGCGCACCGGGCAGCCCGACCTGCTGGGCTCGGGCACCCTGGGCCGCATGCACTATTACTGACCGGCCACCCGCGGGCGCTGGACACGCACGAGCGAGCGAGCTCAGAACTAGCTGCCCATGGGCTTGGGGCCGCGCCCCTGCtcgaggtgctcaggggccccaTCGCTCACTGCGGGCTTCCTGGTGCTATTGGGCATGTGGCCCAACTCCCTGGAATTGCACCTTTTCCCCTTGACAGCTGGAGctgtggggaggagggcagggacCCCACCTCACCTCATCCCATCCCGTGGAGGGAGAGTCGGACCATGAAGAGGTGGTGACCAATGAAAGCTCCGTACTCAGTGAATTCAGTCTCCCTGTGACTCTGTCCTGTCCCCAACTTTCTGTGGTGGTTCTGTCATACCAGGGTTcgcgtgtgtgtgtttgtggggggcTGTGACCCCTCAGCTTTGCTAGCCACTTCCTCCATCGCCTGCAGGAGCAGGGTCGTCTGGCACGCATTCTTGAGCTCCTTCCTTGCcagcattccccccccccccagcaccttCAACCCAGGTTCACCTGTGATTGCAAAACACACAGTCCTGGGCCCCTGACCTTGCCGAGAACCTGTGCGCCCTTGTTGCTGAGCCGATTGGGCGCAGGCGGCTGTGGCGGCGTGGGTGGCACCCCGGTGCCTTTCTGCGGGTCCCCAGCGATGACAGGGGGAGTGTCATCCTGATGGGCAAGTGGGAGCAGTTGGTTCAAAGCGGGTGTGAGCGCTGTGGGGATGTGGACCTGACGGCCGGAGACACCCTCCCCCACGCCACCCCCATCCGGTGGATAAAAATAGCCTCGCAGGCCTGGGGGACCGTAATGGGAGCCACATGTTGGCCAGATGTGCCCGGGAGAGACCGCCTGGAATGTGGGGGGCGGGGAGCACCGGTCCTGCCCGCCCCGCCCCAAGGAGGCAGACACAGCGCTACACCTCAGGACTTTACTTTCTTGCATTTCCAGAGGCATGGCCAGGGATGTGGGGGTCTGTGGGGGCCCTCCCGGCCCGCCTTCTATGTCTGTGCCTCAGTCTGCGTCTGTTTGCTGGTAGCCGTGGCGGTGGTGCTTGGGGCTGCTGGCTCCTGTGTCCTCAGTCCCAGCTGAACCTGGTTGGGAGGCGGGGGTCAGCTGGGCCACCGCCCCACCGGGGCTGGGCAGCACCTCACGCACCTCCAGACTCTGGCGTGACTCCTTCTCCCTCTTCAGTTCCTCCCAGAGGTCGCTCAGCTTCCTTCTGCGGGGGAGGAGACCAAAGGGAAGCTCTtagaccccccccccacttcctgcCCCTGCCTTCCCGACTCCCCACTTACTCCAGCTGCTTCCCCATCAGCTCTAGCGAAGCCTTTAACGTCTTCACCTCCTCCGTGAGTTGCAGGATGCTGTTGTCATATTTGACATCTATGGAATTCGGGGCCGCGGGAGCATGGACCGTGGAGCTCTCTTGGAGGTGTGGAGTCAGCTTGACAGGATGGGCGTCATCACCTGAGGGGGTTGCCTCTTCTCTGGGGGACCCCTCTGGCACGAGGACCCTGGGGGACTGTGCCTTGATGGCCACCGGAAGCGTGGCTTCCTCCAAAGAGGGTTCATTGACAGGATGAGTGTCCTCACCTGAGGGGGTTGCCTCTTTGGGGGACCCCTCTTTCAGGGTAGTTTCCCCATTGGCAAGAAGATGCTCTGTGGTGGGAGGGGGCGGCCCCTCTGGTGTGAGGACCCCGGGGGACTGTGCCTTGGTGGCCACCGGAGGTTTGGCTTCCTCCAAAAAGGGCTCATTGACAGGATGGGTGTCATCACTTGAGGGGGTTGTCTCTTCTCTGGGGGACCTCTCTGGCATAAGGACCCTGGGGGACTGTGCCTTGATGGCCACCGGAAGCTTGGCTTCCTCCAAAGAGTGTTCACTGACAGGATGGGTGTCCTCACCTGAGGGTGTTGCCTCTTTGGGGGACCCCTCTTTCAGGGTAGTTTCCCCATTGGCAAGGAGATGCTCTATGGTGGGAGGGGGGCAAACCCTCTGGTGTGAGGACCCCAGGGGACTGTGCCTTGATGGCCACCAGAGGCATGGCTTCTTCCAAAGAGGGCTCACAGGCCTGAGGGTTGTCTGGGGAACTGGCCTCCTGCTCTGGAGAAACCCCCATCCCTGGGAAGGGGTCCCCAAGCTCAGGAAGGGCCAGATCTTCCGGTTCAGGGGTCTCCTCCACTGAGAAGGCCCTATCTGGGTAGGAAGTTTTGTCCTCCAGAGTTGGGGTCTCCTCTGGAGTGAGGGTTTTCTCTGGTGCCCGGCGCTGTCTTAGAGTGGGGCTTTTGTCTGACTGTCGGGTCCTCTTCAAGGTGCCAGGCTTGTCCAGTCGAGGGGTTTTAGTCTGAGCAGCTGCCTTTGCTTGGCTGCTCTGCTTTCCCTTCTGCAGGTGGAGGAGAGGGGTCAGTGAGGGGTCCCTGCATTgtctacccccaccccaccctactcACCTGACTGGTGGCAGTGCAAGACAGAGAACCCTGGGATTTAGATTTCTTCCTGCCAATGTGGCTCTGATCCCCGCTCAGCAAGCCACTGCTGGAGCCTAGGAAAGCAGAACCTTGGACTCAGCCCTCCTCCTTTGAGCCTCCCTTCTGGCCCCACTGAGATGAACTGGGGACTCACCACTGGGGTGTCTAGTGCTCTCCCCATCAGGCTTAGGTGTCCAGGACAACCTGTAACAGAGTCCATCAGGCTATGGGTACTAGGTCAGGTTCTGGGTGCAGGGGGATTTTCTTTGGCCCCAATCCCCTTAGCTCCTTACCTGTTTTTGTTGGGCCCCAAGGGAGAGGTAGCTGTCCCCATCCTTTTGGCTGCAGGGAGGATGGTTTTCAGCatcatcttttttggttttcttgtttttacTTCCTTAGCAAGAGCTGGGAGGGGGAAGCGAGGTAGGGAGTTCATTCAGCCTGCCCCCAATGTGCCCAATGGACATGACCCTGTCCTGTGTGACTGTGTGGGATCAGGGAAGGGATGGAGGGGGACAGGGTCACACTAGGCTCTTACACAGAAGAGCATGTGCTTTCCAACCCACacatagagctaagagtagcccTTGGGCACCACTGGGGTTGCCCCAGAATAAACCATAAAAAATAGACTTGTGCTTCACCCCCGAGCCACATCCTACCACCTGGCCTTAACCATGCTTCTATAAATGCTAGGCCTTGCTTTCCTCATTTGCCATATCTCCTGGACCAGGTAGGATCTTCCTGTACCCAATACACCCTTCCATGGGGCTAGAGGGAAAATAGGGTAAGCAAGGTGCTATCCTTGTATTTAGCTtacttgggttagatccctggcaccatatatgattttGTTTCCTGAATCCcacaggagtgagcacagagacaggagtaagccctaagtaccgcTGGCtgtcaccaccccaccccacaaataaaaaaagaagcccaACCCATCCTCTCTTGAATTACCTTGTTGCTCTATTGCATCTACTCCCTAAAAGATGTCTTAGGTTTTCATTGTCAACAGGCCAACAACCCTCGACCTTTAGTTCCTAGTCCCTTCCTTTTCTTCGAGCTTGGCTCATATTTGCCTGCCTTTCAATATATCCCCATGAAGAGTTGATGGCTATCCTATCTCCCATGTGAAGAGCTAATCCACTGACTGCTTCCTGTACCGTGCACTCATTTTCCAATGCTCTCTTTCGCTTGTTCACCCTTGCTCAGAGGTCAAAACCAGGAGCCACCCTTGATTCCCTCTGCTGAACCTCTAGACCTTAAGTCACATGTCCTGGATCTCAGTACCTGCCTCCTTCCAGATCTAAATACCACAGACTTTCCACCTATGGCCAACATACATGTGCATTCACTGCAGTCAAACTGCCAACATGTCTTCTTTCCATCTCCCTGCTACCAGGGCTGCAGACGAGGAGTGGTCAGAAATAACCATACTGATATGGGGACCCCCTAAGGGGACAGTGGAAGGTAGAGACATTCACAACCATGACACATGAATAGCTACTCtgacctaatctttttttttgggggggccatatccgtttgatgctcaggggttactcctgactaagcactcagaaattgcccctggcttggggggaccatataggacgctgggggatcgaacctcggtccttccttggctagcgcttgcaaggcagacaccttacctctagcgccacctcaccggcccctgaccTAATCTTATTTAAGATACCTACACATTGTCACACATACATCCCATAGCAAATCACAGTGGATAGGAGCATAAAGCAAGGAGTCGACATGAGGCTTTTCTACCTTCATGCTTCACCAGTGGTGTAACAACTTGGAGAGGTCATGACCTCTCTGCACCCCAACATCTGCAAACTATCATAAATATGgacattctgggcccggagagatagcacagaggtgtttgccttgcaagcagccgatccaggaccaaaggtggttggttcgaatcccggtgtcccatatggtcccccgtgcctgccaggagctatttctgagcagacagccaggagtaactcctgagcaatgctgggtgtggcccccccccaaaaaaatatggacattctgtgggtggccatccataggatgctgggaagaACATTAAGCAAGGACAAGGGCACCTCACTCTGTTGTACTTTACGCAAGGCCTGGGCAGATGTCATGTTCCTTGAAAATGGAAGGCCTGTGGCACTTCCACATCCAATACTTGGAGTCTGTCACAGTTGATGAAAGAACATACAAGCTATTTCAAACATACTGCTATTGCACACTTAACACACTATGGTTGAGTATAAATGGTTTTtctatgcactgagaaataaaTACAACAACTTGATTTGACTTGTTTTGGATCAGGAAtgaaattctttgtttgtttgtttttgggtcacattgggcaggactcagggattaatactggctctgcactcagaaatcactcctggcagacatgggggaccatatgggatgctgggaatcaaaccagagtacATTGGGAGTACTGCGGGGTTGgcctcatacaaagcaaatgccctaccgctgtgctatcgctctggcccctggaaccaAATTCTCCATATCTCCAAGTCATGCCAGTGAAGAAACCTCAAAAACATGTACTTTAAATGCCTCTTGTAATATAGCTGATTAAGTGGCTCTACAGAGCCCTCCTGAACAGCAATATCTCATTTGCGCTGCAattctcttgtgtgtgtgtgtgtgtgtgtgtgtgtgtgtgtgtgtgtgtgtgtgtgtgtgagagagagagagagagagagagagagagagagagagagagagagagagagagagagagtgtgtgtgtgtgtgtgttaattgaacccagggaccggagcagtggcgcaagtggtaaaggcgattgccttgcacatgttaacctaggacggaccacggtttgatcccccagcgtcccatgtggtctcccaagccagaagcaatttccaagcgcataaccaggagttatcccggagcatcaccgggtgtggctcaaaaagcaaaaaaaaaaaaaaaattctgagcgatagcacagcagtagggtgtttgccttgaacatgccaacacaggacagatcccagttcaattcccgcattccatattgtcccccagactgccaagagtgatttctgagctcagagccaggagtaatccctaagcaccactgctgggtgtgactcaaaaacaaagcaaaacaggggccggtgaggtggcgctagaggcaaggtgtctgccttgcaagcgctagccaaggaaggacctcggttcgatctcccagtgtcccatatggtccccccaagccaggggcaatttctgagcacttagccaggagtaacccctgagcatcaaacgggtgtgacaaaaaaaaaaaaaaagaatccagaatCTTATATGCAAGGAATATACTCTACCACAAAGCTATATCTGCGGTACTTCTGGACTTAAAAACTGCATAAAGGAGctgcagaaatagtacagtgaataagccacttgctttgtatatgtcaaccaagatttaatccccagcaccccatatagtctcccaagtccctccaggagtgatccctgagcacaaagccagaagtaagttctgagcactggaagtcatggcctaaaaaccaataaaacaaaaataaaaaaataggttaACAGTCTGGTTTAACAGCTTCAGAACTAATCTCAGAAAAGATGTCAAGGGCCGGAGAGctagtagtaaggcatctgccttgcaagtgctaacctaggacgaactgtggttcgatcc
This window of the Suncus etruscus isolate mSunEtr1 chromosome 6, mSunEtr1.pri.cur, whole genome shotgun sequence genome carries:
- the EVA1B gene encoding protein eva-1 homolog B: MDAPRRDMELLSNSLAAFAHIRANPESFGLYFVLGVCFGLLLTLCLLVISISCAPRRRPRGPPPRRDPRSSTLEPDDDEDDDDEEEEDTVTRLGPDDTLRGPELSTEPDGPLVNVFTSAEELERAQRLEERERILREIWRTGQPDLLGSGTLGRMHYY
- the SH3D21 gene encoding SH3 domain-containing protein 21, with translation MSCARLAPSIPGAGALSETKPGQLAGHSDRSTGSLASGEEVQLLRATTPGTRAPPSSRCCLSSPGAPSPAKRSLAGKESAKGSACGDPGTWSLTYRLVSPPLTARSTYRGPVLGCSGPTRPCPSGSARAPRKLWVCAEGLGWLFWATGKAPGTPARPAAVPSCSALSRAPPCPPAEVLVLATYRAQKEGELSLAPGDVVRQVCPGPTPGWLRGELGGRSGLFPEGLVQEIPESLRGTGEAQRPRGPRRRGHLAKSWDPPRWCKVHYNYIPEQTDELELRAGEIVEVIKEIEDGWWLGKKNGKLGALPSNFVELLDCGPPSLSFSDKPSIIPDLEQPPKLYSQRWDDPPEYQQTAYHPEYYKVLFDYQPKAPDELALRKGDMVKVLKKTTEDEGWWEGESQGRKGVFPDNFVVLPPPIKKLTRQQIPQDSVKTRKPKKMMLKTILPAAKRMGTATSPLGPNKNRLSWTPKPDGESTRHPSGWGGGRQCRDPSLTPLLHLQKGKQSSQAKAAAQTKTPRLDKPGTLKRTRQSDKSPTLRQRRAPEKTLTPEETPTLEDKTSYPDRAFSVEETPEPEDLALPELGDPFPGMGVSPEQEASSPDNPQACEPSLEEAMPLVAIKAQSPGVLTPEGEDTHPVSEHSLEEAKLPVAIKAQSPRVLMPERSPREETTPSSDDTHPVNEPFLEEAKPPVATKAQSPGVLTPEGPPPPTTEHLLANGETTLKEGSPKEATPSGEDTHPVNEPSLEEATLPVAIKAQSPRVLVPEGSPREEATPSGDDAHPVKLTPHLQESSTVHAPAAPNSIDVKYDNSILQLTEEVKTLKASLELMGKQLERKLSDLWEELKREKESRQSLEVQLGLRTQEPAAPSTTATATSKQTQTEDDTPPVIAGDPQKGTGVPPTPPQPPAPNRLSNKGAQVLAPAVKGKRCNSRELGHMPNSTRKPAVSDGAPEHLEQGRGPKPMGS